In the Telopea speciosissima isolate NSW1024214 ecotype Mountain lineage chromosome 2, Tspe_v1, whole genome shotgun sequence genome, one interval contains:
- the LOC122651767 gene encoding ergosterol biosynthetic protein 28 isoform X1, producing the protein MCVLMVPVTLFLLFAGTGESQLLVDTLFFHQPPEHCFSHTDCIWSHACFRFFFLSLQANLSSAEYVLLLVTEVHGRTFGVWTFLTCTLCFLCAYNLENKPLYLATFLSFIYAFGHFLTEYLVYHTMVITNLATVGIFAGTSIIWMLLQWNAHQPQAPKKIE; encoded by the exons ATGTGTGTTCTTATGGTCCCAGTTACCTTGTTCCTACTCTTCGCGGGAACAGGGGAATCTCAATTGCTCGTGGATACTCTTTTCTTTCATCAACCACCTGAGCATTGTTTCTCCCATACTGATTGCATATGGAGCCATGCTTGttttagattcttttttttatctcttcAAGCTAATTTGTCTTCTGCAGAATATGTTCTCTTGTTAG TGACCGAAGTTCATGGAAGGACATTCGGAGTCTGGACCTTTCTGACATGCActctttgctttctttgtgCATATAACCTTGAAAACAAGCCCCTATATCTAGCCACCTTCCTGTCATTCATTTATGCCTTTGGTCATTTCTTGACTGAATACCTAGTGTACCACACGATGGTCATTACAAATCTGGCAACTGTTGGCATCTTTGCAG GAACATCAATAATATGGATGTTGCTGCAGTGGAATGCTCATCAACCACAGGCTcctaaaaaaattgaatga